A window of the Lolium perenne isolate Kyuss_39 chromosome 7, Kyuss_2.0, whole genome shotgun sequence genome harbors these coding sequences:
- the LOC127316934 gene encoding tricin synthase 1 isoform X1, whose protein sequence is MAPSTDIVPNVHSAIDSSNKTLLKSDALYTYILDTTVFPNEHECMRELRLVTDKHRWGYMQSSADEAQLLGMLIKMAGAKKTIEVGVFTGYSLLATALALPADGKVVAIDTDRECYEVGRPFIEKAGVAHKVDFREGPGLDRLDELLAEQDDGAEPYDFAFVDADKPNYVKYHEQLLRLVRVGGTIIYDNTLWGGTVAMPPGTPMSDLDTRFSAAIRDLNAKLAADPRIEVCQLAIADGVTICRRLV, encoded by the exons ATGGCGCCCAGCACTGACATCGTGCCCAACGTCCACAGCGCTATCGACAGCAGCAACAAGACGCTGCTCAAGAGCGACGCCCTGTACACGTACATCCTCGACACCACCGTGTTCCCCAACGAGCACGAGTGCATGCGCGAACTGCGCCTCGTCACCGACAAGCACCGCTG GGGCTACATGCAGTCGTCGGCGGACGAGGCGCAGTTGCTGGGGATGCTGATCAAGATGGCGGGGGCcaag AAAACCATCGAGGTGGGCGTCTTCACCGGCTACTCGCTTCTCGCCACCGCGCTGGCCCTCCCCGCCGACGGCAAGGTGGTGGCAATCGACACCGACCGCGAGTGCTACGAGGTGGGCCGCCCCTTCATCGAGAAGGCCGGCGTGGCGCACAAGGTGGACTTCCGCGAGGGccccggcctcgaccgcctcgacgAGCTCCTCGCCGAGCAGGACGACGGGGCGGAGCCCTACGACTTCGCCTTCGTCGACGCCGACAAGCCCAACTACGTCAAGTACCACGAGCAGCTGCTTCGCCTCGTCCGCGTCGGCGGCACCATCATCTACGACAACACGCTCTGGGGCGGCACCGTCGCCATGCCGCCAGGCACGCCCATGTCCGACCTCGACACCAGGTTCTCCGCCGCCATCAGGGACCTCAACGccaagctcgccgccgacccgcgCATCGAGGTCTGCCAGCTCGCCATCGCAGACGGCGTCACCATCTGCCGCCGCCTCGTCTGA
- the LOC127316934 gene encoding tricin synthase 1 isoform X2 codes for MAPSTDIVPNVHSAIDSSNKTLLKSDALYTYILDTTVFPNEHECMRELRLVTDKHRWGYMQSSADEAQLLGMLIKMAGAKKTIEVGVFTGYSLLATALALPADGKVVAIDTDRECYEVGRPFIEKAGVAHKVDFREGPGLDRLDELLAEQDDGAEPYDFAFVDADKPNYVKYHEQLLRLVRVGGTIIYDNTLWGGTVAMPPGTPMSDLDTRFSAAIRDLNAKLAADPRIEVCQLAIADGVTICRRLV; via the exons ATGGCGCCCAGCACTGACATCGTGCCCAACGTCCACAGCGCTATCGACAGCAGCAACAAGACGCTGCTCAAGAGCGACGCCCTGTACACGTACATCCTCGACACCACCGTGTTCCCCAACGAGCACGAGTGCATGCGCGAACTGCGCCTCGTCACCGACAAGCACCGCTG GGGCTACATGCAGTCGTCGGCGGACGAGGCGCAGTTGCTGGGGATGCTGATCAAGATGGCGGGGGC GAAGAAAACCATCGAGGTGGGCGTCTTCACCGGCTACTCGCTTCTCGCCACCGCGCTGGCCCTCCCCGCCGACGGCAAGGTGGTGGCAATCGACACCGACCGCGAGTGCTACGAGGTGGGCCGCCCCTTCATCGAGAAGGCCGGCGTGGCGCACAAGGTGGACTTCCGCGAGGGccccggcctcgaccgcctcgacgAGCTCCTCGCCGAGCAGGACGACGGGGCGGAGCCCTACGACTTCGCCTTCGTCGACGCCGACAAGCCCAACTACGTCAAGTACCACGAGCAGCTGCTTCGCCTCGTCCGCGTCGGCGGCACCATCATCTACGACAACACGCTCTGGGGCGGCACCGTCGCCATGCCGCCAGGCACGCCCATGTCCGACCTCGACACCAGGTTCTCCGCCGCCATCAGGGACCTCAACGccaagctcgccgccgacccgcgCATCGAGGTCTGCCAGCTCGCCATCGCAGACGGCGTCACCATCTGCCGCCGCCTCGTCTGA